One window of Deltaproteobacteria bacterium genomic DNA carries:
- a CDS encoding VOC family protein translates to MPLKAAKDSIDLGIFVSDIKKSLAFYQGILGLEKTEELATGFGTLHRLKFGNSDVKLMDPKNVPPAGAIGLEKQLGIRYLTFVIKGLTELCAELKGKGVEFTIPETQIRPGTRIAMVKDPDGNILEFVERG, encoded by the coding sequence ATGCCACTCAAAGCTGCAAAAGATTCCATTGACCTTGGTATTTTCGTCAGTGACATCAAGAAAAGTCTGGCTTTTTATCAGGGTATTCTGGGGCTTGAGAAAACTGAGGAATTAGCCACTGGCTTTGGCACGCTGCACCGTTTGAAGTTCGGCAATAGCGACGTCAAGCTGATGGACCCAAAGAACGTCCCACCTGCTGGCGCCATTGGCTTAGAGAAACAACTTGGGATTCGCTATCTCACCTTTGTAATCAAAGGCCTGACCGAACTCTGCGCCGAACTCAAAGGTAAAGGTGTCGAGTTTACGATTCCTGAAACGCAGATTCGTCCAGGGACTCGCATCGCGATGGTCAAAGATCCCGACGGCAATATTCTTGAGTTCGTAGAACGAGGATAA